The following proteins are co-located in the Dromiciops gliroides isolate mDroGli1 chromosome 2, mDroGli1.pri, whole genome shotgun sequence genome:
- the LOC122740402 gene encoding olfactory receptor 1G1-like: protein MSWKNQTTISEFILLGLVEGSEHQQLLFWLFLFMYLVTVIGNLLIIIAVASNTHLHTPMYFFLANLSFADINFISTTVPKMLVNMQSQNNSISYSDCLTQLYFFIMFGMVDEFLLAMMAYDRYVAICHPLHYTIVMNPQLCFLLISIAWVINVLYSLLHTLLLNELVFCTKNEISHFFCDLIPLLKLSCSDIFINELMILIIGGLAGLIPLFCIIISYVHIVLAILRIPSAKGKQKAFSTCSSHFSVVSLFFGTIFGVYFSPSSNHSARSDIIASVMYTVVTPMLNPFIYTLRNRDMKAALGRLLNKIIDQPP, encoded by the exons ATGAGTTGGAAAAACCAGACCACTATCTCTGAATTCATTCTCCTGGGACTGGTTGAGGGGTCAGAGCATCAACAACTGCTCTTCTGGCTGTTTCTATTCATGTATCTGGTTACTGTGATTGGAAACCTACTCATCATCATAGCTGTTGCTTCCAACACTCACCTCCATACCCCTATGTACTTCTTTCTAGCCAACTTGTCTTTTGCTGATATCAACTTCATCTCTACCACAGTCCCCAAGATGTTGGTGAATATGCAATCTCAGAATAACTCCATCTCTTATTCTGACTGCCTGacacaattatatttttttatcatGTTTGGGATGGTAGATGAATTTCTCCTGGCCATGATGGCATATGACCGTTATGTGGCTATCTGTCACCCACTTCATTACACAATAGTGATGAACCCCCAGCTTTGTTTCCTGTTGATCTCAATTGCATGGGTTATTAATGTCCTTTATTCCCTCTTACACACACTGTTGTTGAATGAGTTAGTCTTCTGTACCAAAAATGAAATTTCCCACTTCTTCTGTGACCTTATTCCCCTACTGAAGCTGTCCTGTTCAGACATCTTCATTAATGAGCTAATGATCCTTATCATTGGTGGTCTTGCTGGCCTGATTCCATTATTCtgcatcatcatttcttatgtgcATATAGTCTTGGCCATACTAAGGATCCCATCTGctaaagggaagcagaaagcctTTTCCACCTGCAGCTCCCACTTTTCTGTAGtatctctcttctttgggactaTCTTTGGAGTCTATTTTAGCCCTTCATCCAACCACTCAGCCCGCAGTGACATAATTGCATCTGTAATGTACACAGTGGTGACCCCAATGCTGAACCCTTTTATCTACACCCTGAGGAACAGGGATATGAAAGCAGCCCTAGGGAGGCTCTT aaacaaaataattgacCAGCCACCATGA
- the LOC122739398 gene encoding olfactory receptor 1361-like → MDKENLTSVSEFLLMGLSKWPEHQQLHFPLFLAMYVITISGNLLIILAICSDVHLHSPMYFFLINLSFVDICFISTTVPKMLMNICTQDHTISYIKCLTQVYFFTLFVGLDDFLLGIMAYDRYIAICHPLHYSMVMSPRVCILLVSGSWIITNSCSLLHTLLVNKLSFCSENTIPHFFCDLSALLKLSCSDTHINDLEIVIVGGFLVGTPFVLIIVSYIHIILAILKIPSTGGKYKAFSTCGSHLCSVSIFYGAVMGVYFLPSSTHLDTLDMLAAIFYTIVTPMLNPFIYSLRNRDMQNALRNLLSKITFSFS, encoded by the coding sequence ATGGACAAAGAAAATCTGACCAGTGTATCAGAATTCCTTCTCATGGGGCTCTCCAAGTGGCCTGAGCACCAACAACTCCACTTTCCACTGTTCCTTGCAATGTATGTGATCACAATATCTGGGAATCTACTTATTATCCTAGCTATATGTTCTGATGTTCACCTCCATAGCCCCATGTACTTTTTCCTCATCAACCTCTCTTTTGTTGACATATGTTTTATCTCTACCACAGTCCCCAAGATGTTAATGAACATTTGTACCCAAGATCACACCATCTCCTACATTAAGTGTCTGACTCAAGTGTACTTTTTCACCTTATTTGTTGGACTCGATGATTTCCTGTTAGGTATAATGGCATATGACCGATACATAGCCATCTGCCACCCACTCCATTACTCAATGGTAATGAGCCCCAGAGTTTGCATCCTACTTGTGTCTGGATCCTGGATCATCACTAATAGCTGTTCCTTGTTACACACCCTTCTAGTAAACAAGTTGTCTTTTTGTTCAGAGAACACAATCCCCCACTTCTTCTGTGACCTTTCAGCCTTGCTCAAGCTCTCCTGCTCTGATACCCATATCAATGACCTGGAGATTGTAATTGTGGGAGGATTTTTGGTTGGTACCCCCTTTGTTCTAATCATAGTGTCCTATATTCACATCATCTTGGCCATTCTGAAAATCCCATCCACTGGAGGAAAGTATAAAGCCTTTTCCACCTGTGGGTCCCACCTCTGTAGTGTGTCCATCTTCTATGGTGCTGTTATGGGGGTgtattttctcccctcctctacaCACCTGGACACTTTAGACATGTTAGCTGCCATCTTCTATACAATAGTGACCCCCATGCTCAACCCCTTCATCTATAGTCTAAGAAACCGGGATATGCAGAATGCCCTGAGAAATCTTCTCAGCAAGATAACATTCTCCTTTAGTTGA
- the LOC122739399 gene encoding LOW QUALITY PROTEIN: olfactory receptor 1361-like (The sequence of the model RefSeq protein was modified relative to this genomic sequence to represent the inferred CDS: substituted 1 base at 1 genomic stop codon), with protein MERENXTIISEFLLLGLSSHPEQQQILFWVFLCVYLVTLIGNLLIILAIGLDARLHSPMYFFLANLSFVDICFSSVTIPKMLVNHITRSNSISFVECMMQMYFFITFVNMDGFLLVVMAYDRYMAICRPLHYTTVMRPGLCILLVAISWVITNLHALLHTLLMAQLSFCADNSIPHFFCDLYPVRKLSCSDTYISDLMVYTVGGVVFVTPFTCIAISYVFIFSNVIKIPSTQGIQKALSTCGSHHTIVSLFYGAIMGIYLRPSSSYSAMDTVGTVIFTVVAPMLFFLNSVPLAKRDMRLQQKHSILLPLTTSQ; from the exons ATGGAGAGAGAAAACTAAACTATTATCTCTGAATTCCTTCTCCTGGGGCTTTCCAGCCATCCAGAACAGCAGCAAATTCTCTTCTGGGTATTCCTGTGTGTATATCTTGTCACTCTTATTGGGAACCTGCTCATCATACTGGCCATTGGCTTAGACGCCAGACTCCACTCACCCATGTACTTCTTCCTGGCCAACCTCTCTTTTGTTGACATTTGCTTTTCATCAGTTACAATCCCCAAGATGTTGGTTAACCACATAACAAGAAGCAACTCTATCTCTTTTGTGGAGTGTATGATGCAGATGTATTTCTTTATTACCTTTGTAAACATGGATGGGTTTCTTCTGGTGGTAATGGCTTATGACCGCTACATGGCCATTTGCCGCCCACTTCACTACACCACTGTCATGCGCCCTGGGCTTTGCATCCTTCTGGTAGCCATATCCTGGGTGATCACTAATCTTCACGCACTCTTACACACCCTGCTAATGGCTCAATTGTCCTTCTGTGCTGACAATTCCATTCCCCACTTCTTCTGTGATCTCTACCCAGTTCGAAAGCTCTCCTGTTCAGACACCTACATCAGTGACTTGATGGTGTATACTGTGGGTGGGGTGGTGTTTGTTACCCCATTCACATGTATTGCCATCTCTTATGTCTTCATATTCTCTAATGTGATAAAGATCCCATCTACCCAAGGGATACAGAAAGCCCTGTCCACATGTGGCTCCCACCACACTATAGTTTCCCTCTTCTATGGGGCCATAATGGGGATATATCTGCGCCCCTCATCCTCCTACTCAGCTATGGACACAGTAGGCACAGTAATTTTTACTGTGGTTGcccccatgcttttttttttaaat tcaGTTCCTCTAGCCAAAAGAGATATGCGGTTGCAGCAGAAGCATTCCATCCTCCTGCCTCTGACCACAAGCCAATGA